Proteins co-encoded in one Kribbella solani genomic window:
- the pdhA gene encoding pyruvate dehydrogenase (acetyl-transferring) E1 component subunit alpha: MPATKARPPKRPARSAPPARSVPKEQSLAFYRQMVFVRRFEERAARAYTEAKIGGYCHLNLGEEATVAGLIAAMAPDDYLFTNYREHGYALARGIAPERVMAELYGRSDGVSKGWGGSMHMFDLASRFMGGYGIVGGQLPLATGAALAIDYRDGGEAVVCLMGDGTTNIGAFHESLNLAALWGLPIVYVVVNNGLGMGTTVEQSSAEPELYKRAGSYRMASARVDGNDPAAVYDGMRTALLAARAGRPYLLEAVSERLKGHSVVDPARYRSREEAEALKAADPIAAYAVKLHERGVLTDELIAEIDGEAIAAVARAVEFAEGSPEPEVATLFDYTYATPVPNDSRRLPGEALFPEVSGVSGVSA, translated from the coding sequence ATGCCCGCAACCAAGGCCCGCCCGCCGAAGCGCCCGGCCCGCTCCGCGCCTCCGGCCCGCTCCGTACCCAAGGAGCAGTCGTTGGCGTTCTACCGGCAGATGGTGTTCGTCCGCCGGTTCGAAGAACGCGCCGCCCGTGCGTACACGGAAGCGAAGATCGGCGGCTACTGCCATCTGAACCTCGGCGAGGAGGCCACCGTCGCCGGCCTGATCGCGGCGATGGCGCCGGACGACTACCTGTTCACCAACTACCGCGAGCACGGGTACGCCCTGGCCCGCGGCATCGCGCCCGAACGGGTGATGGCCGAGTTGTACGGGCGGTCGGACGGGGTGTCGAAGGGATGGGGCGGGTCGATGCACATGTTCGACCTCGCGTCTCGGTTCATGGGTGGGTACGGCATCGTCGGCGGTCAGTTGCCGCTGGCAACCGGTGCGGCGCTCGCGATCGACTACCGCGACGGCGGCGAGGCGGTCGTTTGCCTGATGGGCGACGGAACCACCAACATCGGCGCGTTCCACGAGTCGCTGAACTTGGCCGCCTTGTGGGGGCTGCCAATTGTTTATGTTGTCGTGAACAACGGTCTCGGGATGGGTACGACGGTCGAGCAGTCCTCGGCGGAACCTGAGCTGTACAAGCGCGCCGGCTCGTACCGGATGGCGTCCGCGCGGGTCGACGGCAACGATCCGGCCGCCGTGTACGACGGCATGCGGACCGCGCTTTTGGCGGCGCGAGCCGGGCGGCCGTACCTGCTGGAGGCTGTTTCGGAACGGCTCAAGGGGCATTCGGTGGTGGACCCGGCTCGGTATCGCAGTCGCGAAGAGGCGGAGGCGCTGAAGGCGGCCGATCCGATCGCCGCGTACGCCGTGAAGCTGCATGAACGTGGGGTGCTCACCGACGAGCTGATTGCCGAGATCGACGGTGAAGCGATTGCCGCGGTCGCCAGGGCGGTGGAGTTTGCGGAGGGCAGTCCGGAGCCGGAGGTGGCGACGTTGTTCGACTACACGTACGCGACGCCGGTGCCGAACGACTCGCGCCGACTGCCTGGGGAAGCGTTGTTTCCGGAGGTTTCGGGGGTTTCGGGGGTTTCGGCATGA
- a CDS encoding dihydrolipoamide acetyltransferase family protein encodes MTDILMPRLSDTMTEGAIATWHKHPGDPVAAGDVLVEIETDKALMEQEAYEPGTLTEILVPEGQSAPIGTPIARLTPTTRPSPTTPAADPTGAPIPSATSSAPVDRRPATPLVRRLARERGIDLSTILGSGPSGRIVRADLDTIPALPDTPTSPDIPVTPTGRSADDAREPRAIPFDAIRQSIAARLTESSTTIPTFTATTSADVEDLLTLRTQINQSHTTPNTTPGTTPGVRATPSVSTTPSATPSATPSTGTTPGTGATPGTGATPSIGTTPGTDQDPARGTGSIPGMRISLNDLLVRATALALRAHPGINASYSPKDRGQTLLHHRIHVGIAIAAPAGLVVPVIRDADRASVSTISTTTREYVTNAADRRLSTIDLSDGTFTISNLGMYGIEHFTAIINPPQGAILAVGATYDEPTLSNGEWRTRKRLRYTLTADHRIIDGALAAQFLATLTALLENPLRIIA; translated from the coding sequence ATGACCGACATCCTCATGCCCCGCCTGTCCGACACCATGACCGAAGGCGCGATCGCCACCTGGCACAAACACCCCGGCGACCCAGTCGCCGCCGGCGACGTCCTGGTCGAAATCGAAACCGACAAGGCCCTAATGGAACAAGAGGCCTACGAACCCGGCACCCTCACCGAAATCCTCGTCCCCGAAGGCCAATCCGCCCCCATCGGCACCCCCATAGCCCGCCTAACCCCCACCACCCGACCCAGCCCCACCACCCCGGCCGCCGATCCGACCGGTGCACCGATCCCGTCCGCTACATCGTCCGCACCTGTTGACCGCCGGCCCGCCACCCCGCTCGTACGCCGACTGGCCCGCGAACGCGGCATCGACCTGTCGACAATCCTCGGCTCCGGCCCCAGCGGCCGCATCGTCCGCGCCGACCTGGACACCATCCCCGCACTCCCCGACACCCCCACGTCCCCCGACATCCCGGTGACGCCGACCGGCCGGTCAGCCGACGACGCACGCGAACCACGGGCCATACCCTTCGACGCCATCCGCCAATCGATCGCCGCCCGGCTGACCGAGAGCAGCACCACCATCCCCACCTTCACGGCGACAACCTCAGCCGACGTCGAAGACCTCCTCACCCTCCGCACCCAGATCAACCAGTCCCACACCACCCCCAACACCACACCAGGCACCACACCAGGCGTCCGCGCCACACCAAGCGTCAGCACCACACCGAGCGCCACACCGAGCGCCACACCGAGCACCGGTACTACGCCGGGCACCGGCGCGACGCCGGGCACCGGCGCGACGCCGAGCATCGGTACTACGCCGGGCACCGACCAGGACCCCGCACGCGGCACCGGCTCGATCCCAGGCATGAGAATCAGCCTCAACGACCTGCTCGTCCGAGCCACCGCTCTCGCCCTCCGCGCCCACCCCGGCATCAACGCGTCCTACTCCCCCAAGGATCGTGGCCAAACCCTTCTCCACCACCGCATCCATGTCGGCATCGCGATCGCCGCGCCGGCCGGTCTCGTCGTACCCGTCATCCGCGACGCCGATCGCGCGTCCGTCAGCACGATCTCCACCACCACCCGCGAGTACGTCACCAACGCCGCCGACCGCAGATTGTCAACAATCGACCTCAGCGACGGCACCTTCACCATCAGCAACCTCGGCATGTACGGGATCGAGCACTTCACCGCGATCATCAACCCACCCCAAGGCGCGATCCTCGCCGTCGGCGCGACGTACGACGAACCCACTCTCAGCAACGGCGAATGGCGCACCCGCAAACGCCTCCGGTACACCCTTACCGCCGACCACCGCATCATCGACGGCGCCCTCGCCGCCCAGTTCCTCGCCACCTTGACGGCACTCCTCGAAAACCCACTCAGAATCATCGCCTGA
- a CDS encoding Type 1 glutamine amidotransferase-like domain-containing protein: MRALLTSSGIKNASIHDALVDLLGKPIAESNALFIPTAIYPFPGGPGMAYRALTGKSASPLCDLGWKSLGILELTALPSIDKSAWEPAIRDADALLVWGGDPLYLANWMHRSGLTELIPTLRPEAVYVGVSAGAIAATTTFVETYTEPPRGEDRPLKSEPAVFTTPEGDVNRTLVTGRGAGLVDFAVIPHLNHPDHPDASLANAKLWASHIPCPTYALDDESALKITETTTEVVSEGTWQLFNS, encoded by the coding sequence ATGAGAGCTCTTCTCACCTCATCCGGCATCAAGAACGCCAGCATTCACGACGCCCTGGTGGACCTGCTCGGCAAACCCATCGCGGAATCCAACGCCCTCTTCATCCCGACCGCGATCTACCCGTTCCCCGGCGGCCCCGGAATGGCCTATCGAGCCCTTACAGGCAAATCAGCTTCGCCCCTCTGCGACCTGGGCTGGAAATCCCTCGGAATCCTGGAACTGACCGCCCTCCCAAGCATCGACAAATCCGCCTGGGAACCAGCCATCCGCGACGCCGACGCGCTCCTGGTCTGGGGCGGCGACCCCTTGTACCTAGCCAACTGGATGCACCGCTCCGGCCTCACCGAACTTATACCGACCCTCCGCCCAGAAGCCGTGTACGTAGGTGTCAGCGCCGGCGCGATAGCCGCAACGACCACCTTTGTCGAAACGTACACGGAACCACCCCGCGGAGAGGACCGCCCGCTCAAATCAGAACCCGCAGTTTTCACCACCCCCGAAGGCGACGTGAACCGAACCTTGGTCACCGGCCGCGGCGCCGGCTTGGTGGATTTCGCCGTCATCCCCCATTTGAATCACCCCGACCACCCCGATGCTTCCCTCGCCAACGCAAAACTCTGGGCGTCCCACATCCCCTGCCCCACTTACGCCCTGGACGACGAATCAGCCCTGAAGATCACCGAAACCACCACCGAAGTTGTCTCCGAAGGCACCTGGCAACTCTTCAACTCGTAA
- a CDS encoding aminoglycoside phosphotransferase family protein: MDEVQVVLAHSERATLRVGDVFLKVDGDQGRIDREVEAIGLAPVPTPRVLWQQPSVLAISAVPGTVLATLGEPSVASPAAWAAAGAAVRKLHDAPVPPWPSRGGQAVDKLAADLDAECERLVAGGILPADLVTRNRQVAEAALRPWAPVFTHGDLHVAHVFVAGDELTGIIDWSEAGSGDGLRDLATLTLAHPDRLGDVVEGYGADVDVDVIHAWWSVRSLLATRWLIEHDFDPFVPGAEVDVLRARM; encoded by the coding sequence ATGGATGAGGTGCAGGTTGTGTTGGCGCACTCGGAGCGGGCTACGTTGCGGGTGGGGGACGTGTTTTTGAAGGTGGATGGGGATCAGGGGCGGATTGATCGTGAGGTTGAGGCGATCGGCTTGGCGCCGGTGCCGACGCCTCGGGTTTTGTGGCAGCAGCCTTCGGTGCTGGCGATTTCGGCGGTGCCGGGGACGGTGCTCGCGACGTTGGGTGAGCCGTCGGTCGCGTCGCCGGCGGCTTGGGCCGCGGCCGGGGCGGCGGTACGGAAGTTGCATGATGCACCGGTGCCGCCTTGGCCCAGTCGGGGTGGACAGGCTGTCGACAAGTTGGCGGCGGACCTTGATGCCGAGTGCGAACGGCTGGTGGCGGGCGGGATCTTGCCGGCGGACCTGGTGACGCGTAACCGGCAGGTCGCGGAGGCGGCGCTGCGGCCGTGGGCTCCGGTGTTCACGCATGGGGATTTGCATGTCGCGCATGTGTTCGTGGCGGGCGACGAGCTGACCGGCATTATCGATTGGTCCGAGGCGGGCAGTGGCGACGGTTTACGCGATCTCGCCACATTGACGCTCGCGCATCCAGACCGTCTTGGTGATGTTGTCGAGGGGTACGGCGCGGACGTCGATGTCGACGTGATTCACGCGTGGTGGTCGGTACGAAGCCTGTTGGCGACTCGTTGGCTGATCGAACACGATTTCGACCCATTCGTACCAGGTGCCGAGGTGGACGTACTCCGCGCGCGAATGTGA
- a CDS encoding Rrf2 family transcriptional regulator, with translation MGISSRSAVAIHALTMLARWREHTLTSGDIADSLDSNPVLVRRILGTLRDAGLVQSTEGRGGGWTLARAPRAITLYDAYAAVETGPVLAGHAHPPSAECEVGRNIQALLEAEFRAAEQALEHRLGRTTIAHLVRQVLAKERELGLQR, from the coding sequence ATGGGCATCAGCAGCAGAAGCGCGGTGGCGATTCACGCGCTCACCATGTTGGCGCGCTGGCGGGAGCATACGCTGACCTCGGGCGACATCGCGGACAGCCTGGACAGCAACCCTGTCCTCGTCCGACGCATCCTCGGTACGCTGCGCGACGCCGGCTTGGTGCAGTCGACCGAAGGCCGCGGTGGGGGCTGGACGCTTGCGCGCGCTCCTCGGGCCATCACCCTGTACGACGCGTATGCCGCAGTCGAAACCGGCCCGGTACTCGCCGGGCACGCCCATCCGCCGAGTGCCGAATGCGAGGTCGGGCGCAACATTCAGGCGCTTCTCGAAGCCGAGTTCCGCGCGGCCGAGCAGGCACTGGAACATCGACTCGGCCGCACCACGATCGCCCACCTCGTGAGGCAGGTGCTTGCGAAGGAGCGCGAGCTCGGCCTGCAGCGCTGA
- a CDS encoding MFS transporter: MPAMLVTVVASDMVNLMLPSIGKQFGASEAELAWVVTGFLLMFSIGIPCYGRISDRVSLRRLFGFALSVYAAGSLVCALAPNLPALVAGRIVTGAGAAAIPVLAIVAVTRLMPEGRRGTGIGVLSAAAGIGTAAGPALGGGIGQHLGWSALFWFMFAISLVLLPAALHVLPDHRPSHAGRFDFVGGALLGLGAGLLLFGITQLQVAGLSAPESWASISVAVLALILFGWRTVRVAHPFVPPALFANRTYRVSVLIAFLAMAVNLGALVYVPLLLVEVNGLTPGEGALVMIPAGIAVAVLSPLIGRLADRIGTRPLVLSGLAVIGVFALLLSTFAGNTSVLPAGVGVLGLSIGFIFVITPIISAAAGSLPAAQVGVGLGLLQGAQFLGAGAGPAVFGVLVTALRESGRAATNPFHATADGAAYSDAFLLMSLVAAAALLTAIRLRPRMTR; encoded by the coding sequence ATGCCGGCGATGCTGGTCACGGTCGTCGCCAGCGACATGGTCAATCTCATGCTGCCTTCGATCGGAAAACAGTTCGGCGCCTCCGAGGCAGAGCTCGCCTGGGTCGTCACCGGTTTCCTGCTGATGTTCTCGATCGGCATCCCCTGCTACGGCCGCATCTCCGACCGCGTCAGCCTCCGGCGGCTCTTCGGGTTCGCGCTGTCGGTCTACGCCGCGGGCAGTCTGGTCTGCGCGCTGGCCCCGAACCTCCCCGCCCTGGTCGCCGGCCGAATCGTGACCGGTGCGGGCGCCGCCGCGATTCCGGTGCTCGCGATCGTCGCGGTCACGCGCCTGATGCCCGAAGGAAGGCGCGGCACGGGCATCGGCGTACTCTCCGCGGCCGCGGGCATCGGCACGGCTGCCGGGCCGGCACTCGGCGGCGGGATCGGCCAGCACCTCGGCTGGTCCGCGCTCTTCTGGTTCATGTTCGCCATCTCGCTCGTCCTTCTTCCCGCGGCATTGCACGTACTTCCGGACCACCGGCCATCTCACGCCGGCAGGTTCGACTTCGTCGGTGGTGCGCTGCTCGGCCTCGGCGCTGGGCTGCTGCTGTTCGGCATCACACAGTTACAGGTCGCCGGGCTATCGGCGCCGGAGTCCTGGGCGAGCATCTCGGTTGCAGTGCTGGCGCTCATACTCTTCGGATGGCGCACGGTTCGAGTCGCGCATCCGTTCGTGCCGCCAGCACTTTTCGCCAACCGGACCTATCGTGTCTCGGTCTTGATCGCGTTCCTGGCAATGGCCGTGAACCTGGGAGCCTTGGTGTACGTGCCGCTGCTGCTTGTCGAGGTCAACGGCCTCACACCGGGCGAAGGCGCACTGGTCATGATCCCCGCGGGCATCGCCGTCGCCGTGCTCTCACCTCTGATCGGGCGGCTCGCCGACCGGATCGGTACCCGGCCGCTCGTACTGTCCGGCCTCGCGGTTATCGGTGTGTTCGCGCTGTTGCTGTCGACTTTCGCGGGGAACACGTCGGTCCTGCCGGCAGGAGTCGGCGTGCTCGGCCTGAGTATCGGCTTCATTTTCGTGATCACTCCGATCATCAGCGCCGCGGCGGGCTCACTGCCCGCGGCACAGGTCGGCGTGGGCCTCGGACTCCTGCAAGGCGCGCAGTTCCTTGGTGCCGGCGCCGGGCCGGCTGTGTTCGGCGTGCTGGTGACCGCGCTGCGCGAAAGCGGCAGGGCTGCGACGAATCCCTTCCATGCAACCGCCGACGGTGCCGCGTACTCGGATGCGTTCCTGCTCATGTCCTTGGTAGCCGCCGCGGCGCTCCTGACCGCGATCCGGCTGCGCCCGAGGATGACCCGATGA
- a CDS encoding SDR family NAD(P)-dependent oxidoreductase yields the protein MKTVVITGGTSGIGAALARTYVERGNRVVVIGPDLAKGHRFLELAGDLGRFIQADLSLVSENRRVINVLEEVTPVIDALVLCARFFRSHRLVTTEGFEHNFALFYLSRFLLSYGLANRMESAESPVIMNVAGPGVGPPTVNWEDLGLEHSYDGWAAMAQGGRLNDLLGVSFATGLRRVRYVLHFPGGTKTGFAGEFDPATAAQIADMKRTAQPIDQAIAPIINLLENPPRDPLSAFMLDTQLSLHHPTFNPAAAAHLNRLTRRLLPA from the coding sequence ATGAAGACGGTCGTCATTACCGGCGGCACTTCCGGTATCGGCGCGGCCCTCGCCCGTACGTACGTGGAACGAGGCAATCGAGTCGTCGTCATCGGGCCGGACCTCGCGAAAGGACACCGGTTTCTCGAACTGGCCGGGGATCTCGGGCGGTTCATCCAGGCCGACCTCAGCCTGGTCAGCGAGAACCGGCGGGTCATCAACGTACTGGAGGAGGTGACCCCAGTGATCGACGCGCTGGTCCTGTGCGCACGCTTTTTCCGCTCTCACCGGCTGGTGACCACCGAGGGTTTCGAGCACAATTTCGCCCTCTTCTACCTGAGCCGCTTCCTGCTCTCGTACGGCCTGGCCAACCGAATGGAATCTGCCGAGAGTCCCGTGATCATGAACGTCGCAGGCCCCGGCGTCGGCCCACCAACAGTGAACTGGGAGGACCTCGGCCTCGAACACAGCTACGACGGCTGGGCCGCCATGGCTCAAGGCGGCCGCCTGAACGACCTCCTCGGAGTCTCGTTCGCCACGGGACTGCGGCGGGTGCGCTACGTCCTGCACTTCCCCGGCGGCACCAAGACTGGTTTCGCGGGGGAATTCGACCCCGCCACCGCCGCACAAATCGCCGACATGAAACGCACCGCCCAGCCGATCGACCAAGCCATCGCGCCGATCATCAACCTCCTCGAGAACCCACCCCGAGACCCCCTGAGCGCCTTCATGCTCGACACCCAACTCAGCCTCCATCACCCCACCTTCAATCCAGCGGCAGCGGCCCACCTCAACCGACTCACCAGGCGCCTACTACCGGCGTAG
- a CDS encoding NUDIX domain-containing protein — protein MVERVRIAVGVLVRDGLVLLVHRHPARRVYPDCWDLVGGHVEEGESPRQAVRRECLEELGVQVHDPVPVPMRISDPNLDMYAFLITRWDGEPVNAEPEEHDDLRWFRPSELADLKLAHPAGLPSILSAIEAGQTPRPEASDD, from the coding sequence GTGGTTGAACGGGTGCGGATTGCGGTTGGTGTGTTGGTGCGGGACGGCCTTGTGTTGTTGGTGCATCGGCATCCGGCGCGGCGGGTGTATCCGGACTGTTGGGACCTTGTCGGTGGTCATGTTGAGGAGGGTGAGTCGCCTCGGCAGGCGGTTAGGCGGGAGTGTCTTGAAGAACTCGGGGTTCAGGTACACGACCCCGTGCCCGTCCCGATGAGGATCAGTGACCCGAACCTCGACATGTACGCGTTCCTCATCACGCGCTGGGACGGAGAACCGGTCAACGCCGAGCCGGAGGAGCACGACGACCTGCGCTGGTTCCGGCCGAGTGAACTCGCGGACTTGAAACTGGCACACCCGGCCGGCCTGCCGAGCATCCTCAGCGCTATCGAGGCGGGTCAAACGCCACGCCCCGAAGCATCGGACGATTGA
- a CDS encoding GNAT family N-acetyltransferase gives MGAIERGEYAPAPAQPSERLREQLTDPSTTRWAGSLDGVVVGSAEVRPAGEPKTAFARIYVLPDMRGNGVGRSLLTEVVRDQQAAGMEILATTVLADTPGARFALDLGAAIGDELVINVLDFETLDRAALRRVVDTDHIGYRLVHWSGRTPDALVDSYALAKRAIADAPNNHLPTGAVVKWDRGLVRQSERERADRGAELWVTAAVVGSSTVAAFTAVEVGRSAVDVGQEDTVVVGEHRRLGLATWVKAAMALRLADERPSVRRLSSTTAIANTGMRTVNARTGFRELTRRLLITANIADLAKRLHPPLGAA, from the coding sequence GTGGGTGCGATCGAGCGCGGCGAGTATGCTCCTGCACCTGCTCAGCCCTCTGAGCGGCTCCGCGAGCAGCTCACCGATCCGAGCACTACTCGGTGGGCTGGGTCTCTCGACGGGGTTGTAGTTGGTTCCGCGGAGGTCCGTCCCGCCGGCGAGCCGAAGACGGCGTTTGCTCGCATCTATGTCCTGCCCGACATGCGTGGCAACGGTGTCGGTCGGTCGCTTCTCACTGAAGTGGTCCGTGATCAGCAGGCAGCAGGTATGGAGATTCTCGCCACTACGGTCCTCGCGGATACACCCGGCGCGAGATTCGCGCTCGATCTCGGCGCCGCGATCGGCGACGAACTCGTCATCAACGTGCTGGACTTCGAAACCCTCGACCGTGCTGCCCTTAGGCGCGTCGTCGATACTGACCACATCGGGTACCGCTTGGTGCATTGGTCTGGCCGTACGCCGGACGCCCTGGTCGACTCCTACGCCTTGGCAAAGCGCGCGATCGCCGATGCGCCGAACAACCATCTCCCGACGGGCGCGGTCGTGAAGTGGGATCGCGGCCTCGTACGCCAGAGTGAGCGCGAACGCGCCGACCGCGGTGCCGAGCTGTGGGTCACCGCCGCTGTCGTTGGTTCGTCCACGGTGGCGGCATTCACCGCGGTGGAGGTTGGCCGCTCAGCCGTCGACGTGGGCCAGGAGGACACAGTCGTCGTGGGTGAACACCGACGACTCGGACTGGCCACCTGGGTGAAGGCCGCAATGGCCCTCCGGCTCGCGGACGAGAGGCCGAGCGTTCGCCGTCTGTCCAGCACCACCGCCATCGCCAACACCGGCATGCGAACCGTCAACGCACGCACAGGGTTCCGCGAGCTGACCCGACGCCTCCTCATCACAGCCAACATCGCCGACCTAGCAAAACGACTCCACCCGCCACTCGGCGCTGCATGA
- a CDS encoding nuclear transport factor 2 family protein encodes MTESVAAANRRLTMAAFAEFAAGNIDVLSDVLAEGFVEHSPGNPSGRDAFIDYVRSAPVSRAKLDLKRVVADDKYVVMHYRMAEDGDLNGTAVVDIWRLEDGMIVEHWDVVQPVPDPVEVPNGMF; translated from the coding sequence ATGACTGAATCTGTTGCTGCTGCGAATCGTCGGCTGACGATGGCCGCGTTCGCCGAGTTCGCGGCAGGAAACATTGATGTGCTCTCTGACGTGCTCGCGGAGGGCTTCGTCGAGCACAGTCCCGGTAACCCGTCGGGTAGGGACGCTTTCATTGACTACGTTCGATCGGCGCCCGTCTCTCGTGCCAAGCTCGACCTCAAGCGGGTGGTCGCGGATGACAAGTATGTCGTCATGCACTACCGCATGGCCGAGGACGGTGACCTGAATGGCACCGCTGTCGTCGACATCTGGCGGCTGGAGGACGGAATGATCGTCGAGCACTGGGACGTCGTGCAGCCGGTGCCCGACCCCGTCGAGGTTCCGAACGGCATGTTCTGA